From the genome of Zalophus californianus isolate mZalCal1 chromosome 6, mZalCal1.pri.v2, whole genome shotgun sequence, one region includes:
- the ALKBH1 gene encoding nucleic acid dioxygenase ALKBH1 isoform X2 has protein sequence MGKMAAAVGSVATLAAEPREDAFRKLFRFYRQSRPGTADLGAVIDFSAAHAARGTGPSARKVVRSQLSVSSVSDHDAHRAGLQPVSKWQAYGLQGYPGYQWHWVKQCLKLYSQKPNVCNLDKHMTQEETQDLWEQSKEFLRYKEANKRRPRSLLEKLRWVTLGYHYNWDSKKYSADHYTPFPSDLAFLSEQVATACGFQGFRAEAGILNYYRLDSTLGIHVDRSELDHSKPLLSFSFGQSAIFLLGGLKRDEAPTAMFMHSGDIMVMSGFSRLLNHAVPRVLPSPQGESLPCCLETPLPAILPRDSVVEPCSEEDWQVCTSYLKTARVNMTVRQVLATDQDFPWESMEEKKRDITIEGFCHLDDKNCQVKRVKLNPDS, from the exons ATGGGGAAGATGGCGGCGGCCGTGGGCTCTGTAGCGACGCTGGCGGCAGAGCCGCGGGAGGACGCCTTTCGGAAGCTTTTCCGCTTCTACCGTCAGAGCCGCCCTGGGACCGCAGACCTGGGAGCGGTCATTGACTTCTCGGCGGCCCACGCAGCCCGCGGGACGGGGCCTAGTGCCCGCAAG GTGGTTAGATCTCAGCTGAGTGTATCTTCCGTCAGTGACCACGATGCACATAGAGCAGGACTTCAGCCAGTCAGCAAGTGGCAAGCCTATGGACTCCAAGGCTATCCTG GTTACCAGTGGCACTGGGTGAAGCAGTGCCTTAAGTTATATTCCCAGAAACCAAATGTGTGTAACCTAGACAAGCACATGACCCAAGAAGAGACTCAGGACCTCTGGGAACAGAGCAAAGAGTTTCTGAG GtacaaagaagcaaataaacGGAGACCCCGAAGTTTACTAGAGAAGTTGCGCTGGGTGACCCTAGGCTACCATTATAACTGGGACAGTAAG AAATACTCAGCCGATCATTACACACCTTTCCCTTCTGACCTGGCTTTCCTCTCAGAGCAAGTAGCCACAGCCTGTGGGTTTCAGGGTTTCCGAGCCGAGGCAGGTATCCTGAATTACTACAGATTGGACTCCACCCTGGGAATCCACGTAGACAGATCTGAACTAGATCACTCCAAACCCCTGCTGTCTTTCAG CTTCGGACAGTCTGCCATCTTTCTCCTGGGTGGCCTCAAAAGAGATGAAGCGCCCACAGCCATGTTTATGCACAGCGGTGACATCATGGTAATGTCAGGTTTCAGCCGCCTGTTGAACCATGCAGTCCCAAGGGTCCTTCCGAGTCCTCAAGGGGAAAGCCTGCCATGCTGCCTAGAGACACCTCTCCCAGCCATCCTCCCCAGAGATTCAGTGGTAGAGCCCTGCTCTGAGGAGGACTGGCAGGTGTGCACCAGCTACTTGAAAACCGCTCGTGTGAACATGACTGTCCGACAGGTACTGGCCACAGACCAGGACTTCCCTTGGGAATCcatggaggagaagaaaagagacatcACCATAGAAGGTTTCTGCCACCTGGACGACAAGAATTGCCAAGTAAAACGAGTGAAGTTAAACCCTGACAGCTGA
- the ALKBH1 gene encoding nucleic acid dioxygenase ALKBH1 isoform X1, which yields MGKMAAAVGSVATLAAEPREDAFRKLFRFYRQSRPGTADLGAVIDFSAAHAARGTGPSARKVVRSQLSVSSVSDHDAHRAGLQPVSKWQAYGLQGYPGFIFIPNPFLPGYQWHWVKQCLKLYSQKPNVCNLDKHMTQEETQDLWEQSKEFLRYKEANKRRPRSLLEKLRWVTLGYHYNWDSKKYSADHYTPFPSDLAFLSEQVATACGFQGFRAEAGILNYYRLDSTLGIHVDRSELDHSKPLLSFSFGQSAIFLLGGLKRDEAPTAMFMHSGDIMVMSGFSRLLNHAVPRVLPSPQGESLPCCLETPLPAILPRDSVVEPCSEEDWQVCTSYLKTARVNMTVRQVLATDQDFPWESMEEKKRDITIEGFCHLDDKNCQVKRVKLNPDS from the exons ATGGGGAAGATGGCGGCGGCCGTGGGCTCTGTAGCGACGCTGGCGGCAGAGCCGCGGGAGGACGCCTTTCGGAAGCTTTTCCGCTTCTACCGTCAGAGCCGCCCTGGGACCGCAGACCTGGGAGCGGTCATTGACTTCTCGGCGGCCCACGCAGCCCGCGGGACGGGGCCTAGTGCCCGCAAG GTGGTTAGATCTCAGCTGAGTGTATCTTCCGTCAGTGACCACGATGCACATAGAGCAGGACTTCAGCCAGTCAGCAAGTGGCAAGCCTATGGACTCCAAGGCTATCCTG GATTTATTTTTATCCCAAACCCCTTCCTCCCAGGTTACCAGTGGCACTGGGTGAAGCAGTGCCTTAAGTTATATTCCCAGAAACCAAATGTGTGTAACCTAGACAAGCACATGACCCAAGAAGAGACTCAGGACCTCTGGGAACAGAGCAAAGAGTTTCTGAG GtacaaagaagcaaataaacGGAGACCCCGAAGTTTACTAGAGAAGTTGCGCTGGGTGACCCTAGGCTACCATTATAACTGGGACAGTAAG AAATACTCAGCCGATCATTACACACCTTTCCCTTCTGACCTGGCTTTCCTCTCAGAGCAAGTAGCCACAGCCTGTGGGTTTCAGGGTTTCCGAGCCGAGGCAGGTATCCTGAATTACTACAGATTGGACTCCACCCTGGGAATCCACGTAGACAGATCTGAACTAGATCACTCCAAACCCCTGCTGTCTTTCAG CTTCGGACAGTCTGCCATCTTTCTCCTGGGTGGCCTCAAAAGAGATGAAGCGCCCACAGCCATGTTTATGCACAGCGGTGACATCATGGTAATGTCAGGTTTCAGCCGCCTGTTGAACCATGCAGTCCCAAGGGTCCTTCCGAGTCCTCAAGGGGAAAGCCTGCCATGCTGCCTAGAGACACCTCTCCCAGCCATCCTCCCCAGAGATTCAGTGGTAGAGCCCTGCTCTGAGGAGGACTGGCAGGTGTGCACCAGCTACTTGAAAACCGCTCGTGTGAACATGACTGTCCGACAGGTACTGGCCACAGACCAGGACTTCCCTTGGGAATCcatggaggagaagaaaagagacatcACCATAGAAGGTTTCTGCCACCTGGACGACAAGAATTGCCAAGTAAAACGAGTGAAGTTAAACCCTGACAGCTGA